Sequence from the Malaciobacter pacificus genome:
TTTTTTATGTTCAACTATGGTTGAAAAATACTCAAACTTTATCTTTTTGCCATATTGACCCATCTTGATAGATTTAAGCTTTTTAAATTTGTTATAGATGCCATCAAGGGTCTTTTTCTCTCCTGTAAAATTCCATATCCTGTCATTGTTTACCATTCTTGAAATGACTTGCAATCCAAGTTCATTCATAGTTTCTATAAATACAGGTTTAGAATACCAGCTATCTACAAGCAGATAATCTGCATATATACCACTAGCTACTGCTCTTTTAATCATCTCTATAGCAATTTGTGATTTCCCTTTTAAGCTTTCCAATCTTCGCTTATGTGCATTGGTTCGATGATCAATAATATTTGTAAACTCTTCTATCTTTACCCTTGCATAACTGTTCATAGCAATTGCAAAGTCCAACATAAAATTTGAATAACCATCACTATAGTTTAGTGATACAACATTTACACCTCTGATTTTTCTCTTTGCTTTATTGCTCCAAAGGTTGTCACAACTTCCCTCTATATTTTTACCAACTTTATCTTCAACAGTATCATCAAGTATAAGAACTCTTACTAGCTTTGAATCTTGCACTTTATGAAGTAGTGATAAGATCTTTAAAGAACTAAGAGATAATAGTTTTCTCCAATTATAAGAAGTATTGGAAAGTAATCGATAATATACATCTTTTTTGAAACTATCATTACTTTGATCCATAAAGGTTGATATTTTTTTATTCATAACCAGCATATATACAAAATGTAATACAACCATATGAACAGCAACTCCCTCTTTTTTAGAAAAATTGCTCTTGGTTAAAATAGTTTTCATATTTAACAAACGTAATGTTTCATAGATTGGATTTTTTAACTTATCGTTTATAATACCGATGATCTTGGATTCTATCTGCATTCTTACCCTTTAATATAATAGATATTATAGCTAAAAGTGCCTATTTAAGGGCTTTATTGAGAGTTCAAAATAGAAAAATATCATAGAAAAACAACTAAATTATTTTTATGTCAACAAGGATAAGATTATTAACTAAAGGAGTAATGTTTTAGGGAGATTTAGCTACAATTTTAATCAATTTAACGTGCGAAAGTTAAGAATATAATGATAATTATGGACATCAAAAAGGTGATGATGTTTTAATAAAAGTAGCAGAATGTTTACAAAATAATTTAAATCGTTCTTCTGATTATAGCTTTAGATTAGGTGGAGAAGAGTTTGCTGTTGTTTATCAAGCAAAAACAAAAGAGGCTGCTTTATCATTTGCTAATAAATTAAGAGAAAGTATAGAGGACTTAAAAATTAAACATGAATTTAGTAGTGTTAGTTCTTATATTACAGTATCTATGGGACTTATATGTAAAAATGCCAATGATATAATTGTTGATGAAGTATATAAACAAGCAGATGACTTACTTTATGAAGCTAAGAAAAATGGAAGAAACAGAGTTTGTGTTGAAAATATATGATATTTGAAAGGAATATATGGTCTTTCTTAAGCAAAATATTTTGATTATAGAAGATGAGTTAGAAACTTTAGAGCTTATGGTAGAAATTTTTGAATCTAAATTTTCAAAGGTATTTACTGCGGTTGATGGTTATGATGCTATTGAAGTGTTTAAAAATAATAAAATAGATGTTGTACTATGTGATGTTAATATCCCTAAATTAAATGGGCTTGAAACTATAATTAAGATACGAGAGGTTGATTATAGTGTACCAATTATAATAATTACAGCATATTCTGATACAGAAACTTTACTTAAGGCCTCAAATTGTAATGTACAAGGATATATTTTAAAACCTATGAAGTTTGAAGACATTCAGTATATTCTAAAAAAAGTATATCAACATCAAAATAATGAGTATCATAATGGGCGAATTAGTATTAACTCTTCAATCATATTAGATACTGTTAATTCAGAGTTTATGTTTGAAGGAAACAGTGTAAAACTTACACTAAAAGAATTAGAATTTTTGAAATTACTTATAAAAAAAAGAGGTTCAGCAGTTCATTATTCAATAATTGAAAGAGTAGTTTGGAATGATAATGTTATGTCAAGTACTAGTTTACGAACTTTAGTTAAAAATATTAGAAAAAAAATATCTTATGATATTGTAGAAAATGTACCTAAAGTTGGATACAAAGTAAATATTTAATTAGATTGGGAAAGTGTGAAAGAAGAACATTATTTAAGAAAAGAGTTATATGAAAAAATAAATAAAGACTCTACAATTTTTGATTTTTTAGAAAAAAACTCTTTAGATGGAGTTTGGTATTGGGATTTAGAAAACTCTGAGAATGAATGGATGAGTCCTAGATTTTGGGAGGTTTTAGGATATGAAGCTAATGAAAAAGAGCATTTAGTTTCCCAATGGCAAGAGTTGATTTTTGATGAAGATTTAGAAAAAGCTACTAAAAACTATAAAAAACATTATGTTGATATGACTCATCCTTATGACCATGTTGTAAGATATAGACATAAAAAAGGTCATACAGTATGGATTAGATGTAGAGGTAATATTCTTAGAAATAAAGATGGTAAACCTATTCGTATGATAGGGATTCACAATGATATTACACAGCAAAAAATTGCTGAAGAGGATTTAATTAAAAAAAATAATGAATTAAAAGCTATTTTAGATAGTTCATTAAGTGGAATAATGGCTTTTGATCCTTTTTATGATGAAAAAGGTGAAATTGTTGATTTTATATTTACAATGATGAATAAAGAGGCTTGTAAAATAGTAAAATTAAAAGAAGAAGAGATTATTAATCAAAGATTGTCTAAGATTATTAGTGGAAACTTTAAACCTTTAGACTCATTAAATGGACAAACTCTTTTTGAAAATTATAAGGAAGTTGTTTTAACTGGTAAATCAAA
This genomic interval carries:
- a CDS encoding transposase — translated: MQIESKIIGIINDKLKNPIYETLRLLNMKTILTKSNFSKKEGVAVHMVVLHFVYMLVMNKKISTFMDQSNDSFKKDVYYRLLSNTSYNWRKLLSLSSLKILSLLHKVQDSKLVRVLILDDTVEDKVGKNIEGSCDNLWSNKAKRKIRGVNVVSLNYSDGYSNFMLDFAIAMNSYARVKIEEFTNIIDHRTNAHKRRLESLKGKSQIAIEMIKRAVASGIYADYLLVDSWYSKPVFIETMNELGLQVISRMVNNDRIWNFTGEKKTLDGIYNKFKKLKSIKMGQYGKKIKFEYFSTIVEHKKAGKLKIVFIKTKENLIPIVSTNLILSDEEIIDIYKRRWDIEQGYKELREHFGFGKEENRIYEALIARITLSFFTYNVVSYINRISNEPKTIGGLFKDLECELHTLAIAMQAFLAILDEIAKIEEVVNRNEDFTAIIDLLRDVTGKLLGFRCES
- a CDS encoding response regulator transcription factor, with product MIIEDELETLELMVEIFESKFSKVFTAVDGYDAIEVFKNNKIDVVLCDVNIPKLNGLETIIKIREVDYSVPIIIITAYSDTETLLKASNCNVQGYILKPMKFEDIQYILKKVYQHQNNEYHNGRISINSSIILDTVNSEFMFEGNSVKLTLKELEFLKLLIKKRGSAVHYSIIERVVWNDNVMSSTSLRTLVKNIRKKISYDIVENVPKVGYKVNI